A stretch of Streptomyces vietnamensis DNA encodes these proteins:
- a CDS encoding DUF4350 domain-containing protein, with protein sequence MSRPATGTTSTAPTARQVWTRVRGAVLVLALVLIGGLVLATFRSTDAHGALDPRSADPHGSRAVAELLKDRGVTVTLATTLDEATAATDTGTTLLVTTPDLLTDAQQSTLHTAMENSIGRTVLIGAGQASLGTLAPGVTSAPSAPVRERAPACPLPAATRAGSADLGGERYETSPGTIADACYDSDGLPTLVRLPAAGTPGDTVLLGSPDILYNSRLDHLGNASLALQLLGSRPHLVWYLPSLSDTSAADTPSDDTTGNFLSLIPSGWLWGTLQLALAALLAAIWRGRRLGPLVTERLPVALRASEATEGRARLYRKANARDRAASVLRTATRTRIAPLLGVPVQDAHSPDRLLPALSARLPETTADPRNLLFGPAPADDATLIRLADQLDALEREVRTS encoded by the coding sequence ATGAGCCGCCCGGCCACCGGCACCACCTCGACCGCCCCCACCGCCCGCCAGGTGTGGACCCGCGTCCGCGGCGCCGTCCTCGTCCTCGCCCTGGTCCTGATCGGAGGCCTCGTCCTCGCGACGTTCCGGTCCACCGACGCCCACGGCGCACTCGACCCGCGCTCCGCCGACCCCCACGGCAGCCGCGCCGTCGCCGAACTCCTCAAGGACCGCGGCGTCACCGTCACCCTCGCCACCACCCTCGACGAGGCCACCGCGGCCACGGACACCGGAACCACCCTCCTGGTCACCACCCCCGACCTGCTGACGGACGCTCAGCAGTCCACCCTCCATACGGCGATGGAGAACTCCATCGGCCGCACGGTCCTCATCGGCGCCGGCCAAGCCTCCCTCGGCACCCTGGCCCCGGGCGTCACCAGCGCCCCGAGCGCCCCGGTGAGGGAACGCGCCCCCGCCTGCCCCCTGCCGGCCGCCACCCGCGCCGGCAGTGCCGACCTCGGCGGCGAGCGCTACGAGACCTCCCCCGGCACCATCGCCGACGCCTGCTACGACTCCGACGGCCTGCCGACCCTCGTCCGGCTCCCCGCCGCCGGCACCCCCGGTGACACCGTCCTCCTCGGTTCGCCCGACATCCTCTACAACTCCCGCCTCGACCACCTGGGCAACGCCTCGCTGGCCCTGCAACTCCTCGGCTCCCGGCCCCATCTCGTCTGGTACCTCCCCTCCCTCTCCGATACCTCGGCCGCCGACACACCGTCAGACGACACCACGGGCAACTTCCTCTCCCTCATCCCCTCCGGCTGGCTGTGGGGCACGCTCCAACTCGCCCTCGCGGCCCTGCTCGCCGCCATCTGGCGCGGCCGTCGCCTCGGCCCCCTGGTCACCGAGCGCCTCCCCGTCGCCCTCCGCGCCTCCGAGGCCACCGAGGGCCGCGCCCGCCTCTACCGCAAGGCGAACGCCCGCGACCGCGCCGCCTCCGTCCTGCGCACCGCGACCCGCACCCGGATCGCCCCGCTGCTCGGCGTCCCCGTCCAGGACGCCCACTCCCCCGACCGCCTCCTCCCCGCACTCTCCGCCCGTCTCCCCGAGACCACCGCGGACCCCAGGAACCTCCTCTTCGGCCCGGCTCCCGCCGACGACGCCACCCTCATCCGCCTGGCGGACCAACTCGACGCCCTCGAAAGAGAGGTACGCACCTCATGA
- a CDS encoding AAA family ATPase has product MSAPTPETITESDSARASLEALRTEIAKAVVGQDPAVTGLVVALLCRGHVLLEGVPGVAKTLLVRSLAAALELDTKRVQFTPDLMPSDVTGSLVYDARTAEFSFQPGPVFTNLLLADEINRTPPKTQSSLLEAMEERQVTVDGTPRPLPEPFLVAATQNPVEYEGTYPLPEAQLDRFLLKLTVPLPSRADEIHVLTRHADGFDPRDLKAAGVRPVAGPAELEAARAAVAKVSVSAEIAGYVVDICRATRESPSLTLGVSPRGATALLSTARAWAWLTGRDYVTPDDVKALALPTLRHRIHLRPEAEMEGVTPDSVINSILAHVPVPR; this is encoded by the coding sequence ATGAGCGCCCCGACCCCCGAGACCATCACGGAATCGGACAGCGCCCGAGCCTCCCTGGAGGCCCTGCGCACCGAGATCGCGAAGGCCGTGGTCGGCCAGGACCCCGCCGTCACCGGTCTCGTCGTCGCCCTGCTCTGCCGGGGACACGTCCTCCTCGAAGGCGTCCCCGGAGTCGCCAAGACCCTCCTGGTCCGCTCGCTGGCCGCCGCACTCGAACTCGACACCAAGCGCGTCCAGTTCACCCCCGACCTGATGCCGAGCGACGTCACGGGCTCCCTGGTCTACGACGCCCGCACCGCCGAGTTCTCCTTCCAGCCCGGCCCTGTCTTCACCAACCTGCTGCTCGCCGACGAGATCAACCGCACGCCCCCGAAGACCCAGTCCTCCCTCCTGGAGGCGATGGAGGAACGTCAGGTCACGGTCGACGGCACCCCCCGCCCCCTCCCGGAGCCGTTCCTGGTCGCCGCGACCCAGAACCCCGTCGAGTACGAGGGCACCTACCCGCTCCCCGAAGCCCAACTGGACCGATTCCTGCTCAAGCTGACGGTCCCTCTGCCCTCACGCGCGGACGAGATCCATGTCCTCACCCGTCACGCCGACGGCTTCGACCCGCGCGACCTGAAGGCCGCCGGCGTCCGCCCCGTCGCGGGCCCCGCCGAGCTCGAAGCGGCCCGGGCCGCCGTCGCCAAGGTCTCGGTCTCCGCCGAGATCGCCGGCTATGTCGTCGATATCTGCCGTGCCACGCGTGAATCCCCCTCACTCACGCTCGGGGTCTCTCCCCGAGGCGCCACCGCCCTGCTCTCCACCGCCCGCGCCTGGGCCTGGCTCACCGGCCGGGACTACGTCACCCCGGACGATGTGAAGGCCCTCGCTCTCCCCACCCTGCGTCATCGCATCCACCTGCGGCCCGAGGCCGAGATGGAGGGGGTCACCCCCGACTCCGTCATCAACTCGATCCTCGCCCACGTCCCCGTCCCCCGCTGA
- a CDS encoding DUF58 domain-containing protein: protein MALTGRTALLAALGSLPVGILAPSWTGMLAVNAPLSLAILCDYALAAPVRTLQFTRSGDTSVRLGDEAEVQLTVTNPSRRRLRAQLRDAWPPSSWLPGTEQASSRRRLAVPAGERRRLTTSLRPTRRGDRRAERITVRSFGPLGLAARQGHHEVPWTVRVLPPFTSRKHLPSRLARLRELDGRTSVLTRGEGTEFDSLREYVPGDDTRSIDWRATARQTTVAVRTWRPERDRHILIVLDTGRTSAGRVGDVPRLDASMDAALLLTALASRAGDRVDLLAYDRRLRAQVQGRSAGDVLPAVVNALAPLEPELVETDARGLAATALARAPRRSLIVLLTGLDAAPIEEGLLPVLPQLAQRHTVLVASVADPHVTRMAENRGTIEGVYEAAAATQTQSQRARTAEQLQRHGVTVVDATPDTLAPALADAYLALKAAGRL from the coding sequence ATGGCCCTCACCGGACGAACCGCGCTGCTCGCCGCCCTCGGATCGCTCCCCGTCGGCATCCTCGCCCCCAGCTGGACGGGGATGCTCGCGGTGAACGCGCCCCTCTCCCTCGCAATTCTGTGCGACTACGCCTTGGCGGCGCCAGTACGAACGCTCCAATTCACCCGAAGCGGTGATACATCCGTTCGACTCGGTGACGAGGCGGAGGTCCAGCTCACCGTCACCAACCCGTCCCGCCGCCGCCTGCGCGCCCAGCTCCGCGACGCCTGGCCGCCCAGCAGCTGGCTCCCCGGCACCGAACAGGCCTCTTCACGCCGCCGACTGGCCGTCCCCGCCGGCGAACGCCGCCGCCTCACCACGAGCCTGCGCCCGACCCGCCGCGGGGACCGCCGCGCCGAACGGATCACGGTCCGCTCGTTCGGACCCCTCGGCCTCGCGGCCCGCCAGGGCCACCACGAGGTCCCCTGGACCGTCCGCGTCCTGCCGCCCTTCACCAGCCGCAAGCACCTGCCGTCACGCCTGGCCCGGCTCCGCGAGCTCGACGGCCGCACCAGCGTGCTCACCCGCGGCGAGGGCACGGAGTTCGACAGCCTCCGCGAGTACGTCCCCGGCGACGACACCCGCTCGATCGACTGGCGGGCCACGGCCCGCCAGACCACCGTCGCGGTCCGCACCTGGCGCCCCGAGCGCGACCGGCACATCCTGATCGTCCTCGACACCGGCCGCACCTCGGCCGGCCGCGTCGGCGACGTCCCGCGCCTGGACGCCTCCATGGACGCGGCGCTCCTCCTCACCGCACTCGCCTCCCGCGCCGGTGACCGCGTGGACCTCCTGGCCTACGACCGCCGCCTCCGCGCCCAGGTCCAGGGCCGCTCCGCCGGCGACGTCCTGCCGGCCGTGGTCAACGCCCTCGCACCGCTGGAACCCGAACTCGTGGAGACCGACGCCCGCGGCCTGGCGGCAACCGCTCTCGCCCGCGCTCCACGCCGCTCGCTGATCGTCCTCCTGACCGGCCTGGACGCCGCCCCGATCGAGGAGGGCCTCCTCCCGGTCCTGCCGCAGCTCGCCCAGCGCCACACGGTCCTGGTGGCCTCCGTGGCCGACCCCCACGTCACCCGCATGGCAGAGAACCGCGGCACGATCGAAGGCGTCTACGAGGCAGCGGCCGCCACCCAGACACAGTCCCAGCGCGCTCGCACCGCGGAACAGCTCCAGCGCCACGGCGTCACGGTCGTCGACGCCACCCCCGACACCCTCGCCCCCGCCCTGGCGGATGCCTACCTCGCCCTCAAGGCAGCCGGCCGCCTCTGA
- a CDS encoding stage II sporulation protein M, with product MDLDVYVTAHRAEWERLDHLLRRGGKLTGAEADELVALYQRTATHLSIVQSSTPDPMLTARLTQLVARARATVTGTRRSSWRDAVRFLTAGFPAAVYRSRHWWVPTAVLSTLLAALLGWWIGTHPEVQAAIGASTDLREMTRPGGQYETYYSSHPAASFAAQVWTNNAQAAAMCLVLGAFLGIPVLWILFMNMLNLGVGIGLMSSAGRLDVFLGLILPHGLLELTAVFVAAGTGLRLGWTVIDPGPRTRRAALAEQGRAAVGMAIGLALVLFVSGLLEGFVTPSGLPTWARITIGIAAELAFLAYVYVLGGRAARAGDTGDLEEPDRSATLPTAA from the coding sequence ATGGACCTCGACGTCTACGTGACCGCCCACCGCGCCGAGTGGGAACGCCTCGACCACCTCCTGCGCCGGGGCGGCAAGCTCACCGGCGCCGAGGCCGACGAACTCGTCGCGCTGTACCAGCGCACGGCCACCCACCTCTCGATCGTCCAGTCGAGCACCCCGGACCCCATGCTCACGGCCCGGCTCACCCAGCTCGTGGCCCGCGCCCGCGCCACCGTCACCGGCACCCGACGCTCCTCCTGGCGCGACGCGGTCCGCTTCCTCACGGCCGGCTTCCCCGCCGCGGTCTACCGTTCCCGCCACTGGTGGGTCCCCACGGCTGTCCTCTCCACCCTGCTGGCGGCGCTCCTCGGCTGGTGGATCGGTACGCACCCGGAGGTCCAGGCCGCGATCGGAGCCTCCACCGACCTCCGCGAGATGACCCGCCCGGGCGGCCAGTACGAGACGTACTACTCCAGCCACCCGGCGGCCTCCTTCGCCGCCCAGGTCTGGACGAACAACGCCCAGGCCGCGGCCATGTGCCTGGTCCTGGGCGCGTTCCTCGGGATCCCGGTCCTCTGGATCCTCTTCATGAACATGCTGAACCTGGGCGTCGGCATCGGCCTGATGTCCTCCGCCGGCCGCCTCGACGTCTTCCTCGGCCTGATCCTTCCCCACGGCCTGCTCGAACTGACCGCCGTCTTCGTGGCCGCCGGTACGGGCCTCCGCCTCGGCTGGACGGTCATCGACCCGGGCCCCAGGACCCGCCGAGCCGCCCTGGCGGAACAGGGACGCGCGGCCGTCGGCATGGCGATCGGCCTGGCCCTGGTCCTCTTCGTCTCGGGCCTGCTCGAAGGCTTCGTCACCCCCTCGGGCCTCCCCACCTGGGCCCGCATCACCATCGGCATCGCCGCCGAGTTGGCCTTCCTCGCGTACGTCTACGTCCTCGGCGGCCGCGCCGCCCGAGCCGGCGACACCGGCGACCTGGAGGAGCCCGACCGCAGCGCCACGCTCCCCACCGCCGCCTGA
- a CDS encoding RDD family protein, producing the protein MSGLVTGDAVVLGLQPARLPSRALALLIDLVVVWAAYLLITLGLAVATASLDEAAVAAVSIASFLLVLVGAPIAVETLSHGRSLGKLAVGLRVVRDDGGPIRFRHALVRGAMGVVEILMTFGVVACVASLVSERGRRLGDVFAGTLVVRERIPAARALAVPPPPPWLVGRFAGIDLSAVPEALWLEIRQYLTRARELDPVVGRQLAERLADELVARTGTPPPAGVPADAYLAGVVAERQARDARRAFAPGVGAGLPGGGLSGVGLQGVGVSSPVLPPVVAPPVVAPPVVAPPVVASPVGSSPGGEPAAGSGARPTGFAPPA; encoded by the coding sequence GTGAGTGGGTTGGTGACGGGGGACGCCGTCGTACTGGGGTTGCAGCCGGCGCGGCTGCCGAGTCGGGCGCTCGCGTTGCTCATCGACCTGGTCGTGGTGTGGGCCGCGTATCTGCTGATCACGCTCGGGCTCGCGGTCGCCACGGCGTCGCTGGACGAGGCGGCGGTGGCGGCCGTGTCCATCGCGTCCTTCCTGCTTGTGCTCGTGGGGGCGCCGATCGCGGTGGAGACGCTGTCGCACGGACGGTCGCTGGGAAAGCTGGCCGTCGGGCTGCGAGTGGTACGGGACGACGGGGGGCCGATCCGGTTCCGGCACGCGCTGGTGCGGGGTGCGATGGGGGTCGTGGAGATCCTGATGACCTTCGGGGTCGTCGCCTGTGTCGCTTCGCTGGTGTCCGAGCGGGGGCGGCGGCTCGGGGACGTCTTCGCGGGAACCCTTGTGGTGCGGGAGCGGATACCCGCGGCGCGGGCTCTGGCCGTGCCTCCGCCGCCGCCGTGGCTGGTGGGACGGTTCGCCGGGATCGATCTCTCGGCAGTGCCGGAGGCGCTGTGGCTGGAGATACGTCAGTACCTGACGCGGGCGCGTGAGCTGGACCCGGTCGTGGGGCGGCAGCTGGCGGAGCGGCTGGCCGACGAGCTGGTGGCCCGGACCGGTACGCCTCCGCCGGCGGGGGTGCCGGCCGATGCCTATCTGGCGGGGGTGGTGGCCGAGCGGCAGGCGCGGGACGCCCGGCGGGCGTTCGCTCCGGGGGTGGGGGCGGGCTTGCCGGGGGGCGGCTTGTCGGGGGTCGGCTTGCAGGGTGTCGGAGTGTCGAGTCCTGTACTGCCTCCGGTTGTTGCTCCTCCGGTTGTTGCTCCTCCGGTTGTTGCTCCTCCGGTTGTTGCTTCCCCCGTCGGCTCTTCTCCCGGTGGCGAGCCGGCCGCCGGGTCCGGGGCGCGGCCCACCGGGTTCGCCCCTCCTGCCTGA
- the ahcY gene encoding adenosylhomocysteinase has product MTTAAHQDFKVADLSLAAFGRKEITLAEHEMPGLMSIRREYAETQPLAGARVTGSLHMTVQTAVLIETLVALGAEVRWASCNIFSTQDHAAAAIAVGPNGTPENPQGVPVFAWKGETLEEYWWCTEQALTWPNSPTGGPNMILDDGGDATLLVHKGVEFEKAGSAPDPSTADSEEYGHILRLLNRTLTENPQKWTQLASEIRGVTEETTTGVHRLYEMQQAGSLLFPAINVNDAVTKSKFDNKYGCRHSLIDGINRATDVLIGGKTAVVCGYGDVGKGCAESLRGQGARVIVTEIDPICALQAAMDGYQVTTLDEVVETADIFITTTGNKDIIMAADMAKMKHQAIVGNIGHFDNEIDMAGLAKVPGIVKDEVKPQVHTWTFPDGKVLIVLSEGRLLNLGNATGHPSFVMSNSFADQTLAQIELFTKPQEYPTDVYVLPKHLDEKVARLHLDSLGVKLTTLRPEQAAYIGVEVEGPFKPDHYRY; this is encoded by the coding sequence ATGACGACTGCCGCCCACCAGGACTTCAAGGTCGCCGACCTCTCCCTGGCCGCCTTCGGCCGCAAGGAGATCACCCTCGCCGAGCACGAGATGCCCGGCCTGATGTCGATCCGCCGGGAGTACGCCGAGACCCAGCCGCTCGCCGGCGCGCGCGTCACCGGCTCCCTGCACATGACCGTGCAGACCGCCGTCCTCATCGAGACCCTGGTCGCCCTCGGCGCCGAGGTCCGCTGGGCCTCCTGCAACATCTTCTCCACCCAGGACCACGCCGCCGCGGCCATCGCCGTCGGCCCGAACGGCACCCCGGAGAACCCCCAGGGCGTCCCGGTCTTCGCCTGGAAGGGCGAGACCCTGGAGGAGTACTGGTGGTGCACCGAGCAGGCCCTCACCTGGCCGAACTCGCCCACCGGCGGCCCGAACATGATCCTGGACGACGGCGGTGACGCCACCCTCCTCGTCCACAAGGGCGTCGAGTTCGAGAAGGCCGGCTCCGCCCCGGACCCGTCCACCGCGGACAGCGAGGAGTACGGCCACATCCTCCGTCTCCTCAACCGCACCCTCACCGAGAACCCGCAGAAGTGGACCCAGCTGGCGTCCGAGATCCGCGGCGTGACCGAGGAGACCACCACCGGCGTCCACCGCCTGTACGAGATGCAGCAGGCCGGCTCCCTCCTCTTCCCGGCGATCAACGTGAACGACGCCGTGACGAAGTCGAAGTTCGACAACAAGTACGGCTGCCGCCACTCCCTCATCGACGGCATCAACCGCGCCACCGACGTCCTCATCGGCGGCAAGACCGCCGTCGTCTGCGGCTACGGCGACGTCGGCAAGGGCTGCGCCGAGTCCCTCCGCGGCCAGGGCGCCCGCGTCATCGTCACCGAGATCGACCCGATCTGCGCCCTCCAGGCGGCGATGGACGGCTACCAGGTCACGACCCTCGACGAGGTCGTCGAGACCGCCGACATCTTCATCACCACCACCGGCAACAAGGACATCATCATGGCCGCCGACATGGCCAAGATGAAGCACCAGGCCATCGTCGGCAACATCGGTCACTTCGACAACGAGATCGACATGGCCGGCCTCGCCAAGGTCCCGGGCATCGTCAAGGACGAGGTCAAGCCGCAGGTCCACACCTGGACCTTCCCCGACGGCAAGGTCCTCATCGTCCTCTCCGAGGGCCGCCTGCTGAACCTCGGCAACGCGACCGGCCACCCCTCCTTCGTGATGTCGAACTCCTTCGCGGACCAGACCCTGGCCCAGATCGAGCTCTTCACCAAGCCGCAGGAGTACCCGACCGACGTCTACGTCCTCCCGAAGCACCTGGACGAGAAGGTCGCCCGCCTCCACCTGGACTCGCTCGGCGTCAAGCTGACGACCCTCCGCCCGGAGCAGGCCGCCTACATCGGCGTCGAGGTCGAGGGCCCCTTCAAGCCGGACCACTACCGCTACTGA
- a CDS encoding cation diffusion facilitator family transporter: MSASGGTKAIVAALAANLAIAVAKFVAFLFSGSSSMLAESVHSLADSGNQALLLLGGKKAQREATPQHPFGYGRERYIYAFLVSIVLFSVGGMFAIYEGYEKIKHPHPIEAWYWPVGVLVFAIIAEGFSFRTAIKESNEIRGGLSWKEFVRRAKAPELPVVLLEDLGALVGLVLALGGVGLALATDNGVWDGIGTLCIGVLLIVIALILAAETKSLLLGEAAGVDDVKKIEAAVVDGETVTGLIHMRTLHLGPEELLVAAKVAVQHDDTAVEVANAIDAAEERIRAAVPIARVIYLEPDIYSEKAASAGPNPAATPGGPGH, from the coding sequence ATGAGCGCGTCAGGCGGAACCAAGGCGATCGTGGCGGCACTCGCCGCCAACCTGGCGATCGCCGTAGCCAAGTTCGTGGCGTTCCTCTTCAGTGGTTCGTCCTCGATGCTCGCCGAGAGCGTCCACTCGCTCGCCGACTCCGGCAACCAGGCCCTGCTGCTCCTCGGCGGCAAGAAGGCCCAGCGCGAGGCCACCCCGCAGCACCCGTTCGGCTACGGCCGCGAGCGGTACATCTACGCCTTCCTCGTCTCCATCGTGCTCTTCTCCGTCGGTGGCATGTTCGCCATCTACGAGGGCTACGAGAAGATCAAGCACCCGCACCCCATCGAGGCCTGGTACTGGCCGGTCGGCGTGCTCGTCTTCGCGATCATCGCCGAGGGCTTCTCCTTCCGCACCGCGATCAAGGAGTCCAACGAGATTCGCGGCGGCCTCTCCTGGAAGGAGTTCGTCCGCCGTGCGAAGGCCCCCGAACTCCCCGTCGTCCTCCTGGAGGACCTCGGCGCCCTCGTCGGCCTCGTTCTCGCCCTCGGCGGCGTCGGCCTCGCCCTGGCGACCGACAACGGCGTCTGGGACGGCATCGGCACCCTCTGCATCGGCGTCCTGCTGATCGTCATCGCGCTCATCCTGGCCGCCGAGACCAAGTCGCTCCTCCTCGGCGAGGCCGCGGGCGTCGACGACGTCAAGAAGATCGAGGCGGCCGTCGTCGACGGCGAGACCGTCACCGGCCTCATCCACATGCGCACGCTCCACCTCGGCCCCGAGGAACTCCTCGTCGCCGCCAAGGTCGCCGTCCAGCACGACGACACGGCCGTCGAGGTCGCGAACGCCATCGACGCCGCCGAGGAGCGCATCCGCGCCGCCGTCCCGATCGCCCGGGTCATCTACCTGGAGCCCGACATCTACAGCGAGAAGGCCGCCTCCGCGGGCCCGAACCCGGCCGCGACCCCGGGCGGCCCCGGCCACTGA
- the manA gene encoding mannose-6-phosphate isomerase, class I, translating into MDRLVNTVRPYAWGSTTAIPELLGIAPTGEPQAELWMGAHPGAPSRTERGALNELIAADPVRELGERAVEKFGPRLPFLFKLLAAGAPLSLQVHPDLAQAQAGYAAEEAAGIPIDAPHRTYKDANHKPELICALTPFDGLCGFRNPVEAADLIDALGVDSLKPYVDLLHAHPEEAALREVLTALLTADREEMAHTVAEAHAAADRLGGDHAPYAILAHHYPSDPGVIAAMLLNHVRLQPGEALYLGAGVPHAYIDGLGIEIMANSDNVLRCGLTPKHVDVPELLRIVRFEPNEPAVLRPEASPSGEEVYDTPIDEFRLSRFVRAEGAAPTDLTAPVPQILLTTAGHPKVGEVTLAPGESVFVPAGEATELSGEGTVFRATVVA; encoded by the coding sequence ATGGACCGCCTCGTCAACACCGTCCGCCCCTACGCCTGGGGATCCACGACGGCCATCCCGGAACTGCTCGGGATCGCCCCCACCGGCGAGCCCCAGGCCGAGTTGTGGATGGGCGCCCATCCGGGTGCCCCCTCCCGCACCGAGCGCGGCGCGCTGAACGAGCTCATCGCCGCCGACCCCGTGCGCGAACTGGGGGAGCGGGCCGTCGAGAAGTTCGGGCCGCGGCTCCCGTTCCTGTTCAAGCTGCTCGCGGCGGGCGCCCCGCTCTCCCTCCAGGTCCACCCCGACCTGGCGCAGGCACAGGCCGGGTACGCCGCCGAGGAGGCCGCCGGCATCCCGATCGACGCCCCGCACCGCACGTACAAGGACGCCAACCACAAGCCCGAGCTGATCTGCGCCCTCACCCCCTTCGACGGCCTGTGCGGCTTCCGCAACCCCGTCGAGGCCGCCGACCTGATCGACGCGCTGGGCGTCGACTCCCTCAAGCCGTACGTGGACCTCCTCCACGCCCACCCCGAAGAGGCCGCGCTCCGCGAGGTCCTGACGGCCCTGCTCACCGCCGACCGCGAGGAGATGGCGCACACCGTCGCCGAGGCCCATGCCGCCGCCGACCGCCTCGGCGGCGACCACGCCCCCTACGCGATCCTGGCCCACCACTACCCGAGCGACCCCGGCGTGATCGCCGCCATGCTCCTCAACCACGTCCGGCTCCAGCCCGGCGAGGCCCTCTACCTCGGCGCGGGCGTCCCGCACGCCTACATCGACGGCCTCGGCATCGAGATCATGGCCAACTCCGACAACGTGCTGCGCTGCGGCCTCACCCCCAAGCACGTCGACGTCCCCGAGCTCCTCCGGATCGTCCGCTTCGAACCGAACGAACCGGCCGTGCTGCGCCCGGAGGCCTCCCCCTCGGGCGAGGAGGTCTACGACACCCCGATCGACGAGTTCCGCCTCTCCCGGTTCGTACGGGCCGAGGGCGCCGCCCCCACCGACCTCACCGCCCCCGTCCCCCAGATCCTGCTGACCACCGCGGGCCACCCGAAGGTCGGCGAGGTCACCCTCGCCCCCGGCGAGTCCGTCTTCGTACCGGCGGGCGAGGCCACCGAACTGTCCGGGGAGGGCACCGTCTTCCGGGCGACCGTCGTGGCCTGA
- a CDS encoding SIS domain-containing protein encodes MLDETLLDAPDDLALADRRGLLRGAAEAGARVRTAARHAAEAGIADLRPEGRPRAVLVAGPGTAAAGVADLIGALAGAAAPVVRLQPTGVAPAAGALRWALPGWAGSVDLLLLPTTDGAEPGLALLAEQAYRRGITVVAVAPKASPLAEAVNGSRGLFVPMATAPNETPDEYAESIAASPGALWALFTPLLMLLDRVGLLDAPQEVLEKVADRLDRTAERCGPAIATYSNPAKTLAAELADSLPLIWTEGNAAGPAGRRFAAVLAELAGLPALAAELPEALPAHGVLLAGDYAAGADPDDFFRDRVDEQQALRARVVLLRDRPADGLTAAPAARELALGHETAISELEPEEGDDLETLAELVAVTDFAAVYLNLATAARTPH; translated from the coding sequence ATGCTCGACGAGACCCTCCTCGATGCCCCGGACGACCTCGCCCTGGCCGACCGCCGCGGCCTCCTCCGCGGCGCCGCCGAGGCCGGCGCACGGGTACGGACCGCCGCCCGGCACGCCGCCGAGGCCGGCATCGCGGACCTCCGCCCCGAGGGCCGCCCCCGCGCCGTCCTCGTCGCGGGCCCCGGCACCGCCGCGGCCGGCGTCGCGGATCTGATCGGCGCCCTCGCGGGAGCCGCCGCCCCCGTCGTACGGCTCCAGCCGACCGGCGTCGCCCCCGCCGCGGGCGCCCTGCGCTGGGCCCTGCCGGGCTGGGCGGGCTCGGTGGACCTGCTCCTCCTGCCCACCACCGACGGCGCGGAACCGGGCCTCGCCCTCCTCGCCGAGCAGGCGTACCGCCGCGGGATCACGGTCGTCGCCGTCGCCCCGAAGGCCTCCCCGCTCGCCGAGGCGGTCAACGGCTCGCGGGGCCTGTTCGTCCCGATGGCGACCGCCCCGAACGAGACGCCCGACGAGTACGCCGAGAGCATCGCGGCCAGCCCGGGCGCCCTGTGGGCCCTGTTCACCCCGCTGCTCATGCTCCTGGACCGCGTCGGCCTGCTCGACGCGCCGCAGGAGGTCCTGGAGAAGGTCGCCGACCGCCTGGACCGTACGGCCGAACGCTGCGGCCCGGCCATCGCCACGTACAGCAACCCGGCGAAGACGCTCGCCGCCGAGCTCGCGGACTCGCTCCCGCTGATCTGGACCGAGGGCAACGCCGCGGGCCCGGCCGGCCGCCGTTTCGCCGCCGTCCTCGCCGAACTCGCCGGGCTGCCCGCGCTCGCCGCGGAGCTCCCGGAGGCCCTGCCGGCGCACGGGGTCCTCCTCGCGGGCGACTACGCGGCCGGCGCCGACCCGGACGACTTCTTCCGCGACCGCGTGGACGAGCAGCAGGCGCTCCGCGCGCGGGTGGTCCTGCTCCGCGACCGCCCGGCGGACGGCCTGACCGCCGCCCCGGCCGCCCGCGAACTGGCCCTCGGCCACGAGACGGCCATCAGCGAACTGGAACCGGAGGAGGGCGACGACCTGGAGACCCTCGCCGAACTGGTCGCGGTGACCGACTTCGCAGCGGTCTACCTCAACCTGGCGACCGCGGCCCGCACCCCGCACTAG
- a CDS encoding Trm112 family protein: protein MPLEAGLLEILACPACHAPLNDRTADETPELICTSPDCGLAYPVRDGIPVLLTDEARKPE, encoded by the coding sequence ATGCCGCTCGAAGCCGGCCTCCTGGAGATCCTGGCCTGCCCGGCCTGCCACGCTCCGCTGAACGACCGCACGGCGGACGAGACCCCCGAGCTGATCTGCACGAGCCCCGACTGCGGCCTCGCCTACCCGGTCCGCGACGGCATCCCGGTCCTCCTCACCGACGAGGCCCGCAAGCCGGAGTAA